From a single Methylacidiphilum kamchatkense Kam1 genomic region:
- a CDS encoding Rieske (2Fe-2S) protein, with the protein MAKFKCPFKASEIPEGGAKCIELEGKKIAIFCYKGAYYALDDTCPHEGGPLSEGFLEEGEVECPWHGARFSLKTGEVLCGPATKGVTAYHCQKIGEDLEVEI; encoded by the coding sequence ATGGCTAAGTTTAAATGTCCTTTTAAAGCTTCTGAAATTCCTGAAGGAGGAGCTAAATGCATCGAACTGGAGGGAAAAAAAATAGCTATCTTTTGTTATAAGGGAGCCTATTATGCTCTTGATGATACCTGTCCCCACGAAGGAGGTCCTCTGAGTGAAGGATTTCTGGAAGAGGGGGAAGTGGAATGCCCCTGGCATGGTGCACGATTTAGTTTAAAGACAGGAGAAGTTCTTTGTGGACCGGCAACTAAAGGAGTAACAGCTTATCATTGTCAAAAAATTGGAGAAGACTTAGAGGTGGAGATTTAA
- a CDS encoding L,D-transpeptidase family protein: MQKSSFPRFFYLTLLSALFMGGCALNNTQKTKQLSSAFPSNLIRVSIHDQKMELIQNVGKNGESHRYYPVSTSKYGIGDEWNSYKTPIGRFVIAKKIGDGIPLGGKFYHRKFTGDVIKLTAYDPSNPAFDHDSILTRILWLRGLDSQNKNSFYRGIFIHGTNQEPLVGQPVSYGCIRMKNRDVLELYDMVGENTPVYIQKEPLKKPVPKEVLASFHFYNQPRIQSTASSSIQEQPSIKVVPAIAVASEPTSNTTISGSSPQKTVIQSNNVLVKQAPRTVAQPTNSKSHSQLASKRQATTTHSSKHPHSTKPLVHSKKKISAIKLASHSTKSSTVDPSSSKRKSLLSDWIEAKHHAKRSRYFPFFKFLKCSKCRKQSLRCKSSRTCHLIVA, translated from the coding sequence ATGCAAAAATCTTCTTTCCCTCGGTTTTTTTATCTAACTCTTCTATCCGCTTTATTTATGGGAGGATGCGCTCTAAACAACACACAAAAGACAAAGCAACTTTCTTCGGCATTCCCTTCCAATTTGATTCGGGTGAGCATTCATGATCAAAAAATGGAGCTGATTCAAAATGTAGGCAAAAATGGAGAATCCCACCGTTATTACCCTGTATCAACCTCTAAATATGGTATTGGGGATGAATGGAATAGTTATAAAACCCCTATTGGAAGATTTGTTATTGCAAAAAAAATAGGGGATGGCATCCCTTTGGGCGGCAAGTTTTACCATAGAAAATTTACTGGAGATGTCATTAAATTGACCGCTTATGACCCTTCAAATCCGGCTTTTGATCATGACAGCATTTTGACAAGAATTCTTTGGCTTAGAGGTTTGGATTCTCAGAATAAAAATTCCTTTTACAGAGGAATATTTATCCATGGGACTAATCAAGAACCGCTTGTCGGACAGCCTGTCAGCTATGGGTGCATAAGAATGAAAAATAGGGATGTTCTTGAACTTTACGATATGGTCGGAGAAAACACCCCTGTATATATTCAGAAAGAACCACTCAAAAAGCCGGTTCCTAAAGAGGTTTTAGCAAGCTTTCATTTTTATAATCAGCCAAGAATTCAATCAACGGCTTCTTCCTCTATTCAAGAACAGCCTTCCATTAAGGTTGTGCCAGCTATAGCAGTAGCTTCTGAGCCAACATCAAACACAACTATTTCAGGAAGTAGTCCTCAAAAAACTGTAATCCAAAGCAATAATGTCCTTGTCAAACAGGCTCCTAGAACCGTAGCCCAACCCACTAACTCAAAGAGTCATTCCCAATTGGCCTCCAAAAGGCAAGCCACTACTACTCATAGTTCTAAACATCCCCATTCGACAAAACCATTGGTTCACAGCAAGAAAAAAATAAGTGCTATTAAGTTAGCAAGCCATTCAACAAAATCCTCTACAGTTGATCCTTCCTCTTCAAAAAGAAAAAGCCTCTTGAGTGACTGGATTGAAGCCAAGCACCATGCAAAGAGAAGCCGTTATTTTCCGTTCTTCAAATTTTTGAAATGCAGCAAATGTAGAAAGCAATCGTTGCGATGTAAAAGCAGCAGAACTTGTCATCTTATCGTTGCATAA
- the sufC gene encoding Fe-S cluster assembly ATPase SufC — translation MSLKIENLHGGIGGKEIVKGISLEINPGEVHAIMGPNGSGKSTLSKLLTGHPDYEVYSGTVLLDGEPILDLAPDERSRKGLFMAFQYPCEIPGVTVANFLRAALQARLPEGKTLNITDFYKELYAAMEKLAMDRKFSSRYVNEGFSGGEKKRNEILQMAILKPKYAILDETDSGLDIDALKIVANGVNSLKGPHMGILLITHYQRLLNYILPDRVHVMVNGRIVESGTKELALKLEEKGYSQFEEELAVQTP, via the coding sequence ATGAGCTTAAAAATAGAAAATCTTCACGGAGGCATCGGAGGAAAAGAGATTGTTAAAGGTATATCTTTGGAAATCAATCCAGGAGAAGTTCATGCTATCATGGGACCGAATGGTTCAGGAAAAAGCACCCTTTCAAAATTGTTAACCGGACATCCTGATTATGAGGTCTATTCGGGAACCGTGTTATTGGATGGGGAACCCATCCTTGATCTCGCACCAGATGAAAGGTCTAGAAAAGGATTGTTCATGGCCTTTCAATATCCTTGTGAAATTCCTGGAGTGACTGTAGCTAACTTTCTTCGTGCGGCTTTACAGGCACGGCTTCCTGAAGGAAAGACGCTCAACATCACCGATTTCTATAAAGAGCTGTATGCCGCTATGGAAAAACTAGCTATGGATAGGAAATTTAGTTCCCGATATGTTAACGAAGGTTTTTCTGGAGGAGAAAAAAAGAGAAACGAAATTCTTCAAATGGCTATCTTAAAACCAAAGTATGCTATTCTTGATGAAACGGATAGTGGTTTAGACATTGATGCCCTTAAGATCGTTGCTAACGGAGTGAATTCCTTGAAAGGCCCTCATATGGGGATTTTACTCATTACCCATTATCAAAGACTTCTTAATTATATTTTACCGGATCGTGTCCATGTAATGGTCAATGGAAGGATTGTGGAAAGTGGAACAAAGGAGCTAGCTTTAAAACTAGAAGAAAAAGGATACAGCCAATTTGAAGAAGAATTGGCAGTGCAAACTCCATAA
- a CDS encoding SufB/SufD family protein has translation MQKNSVVTKAEKNIIPSWWEDIRRQALLDYEQLSPPQKKDEKWRFSTIEKIKWEGYTPKIPVSPSDLDKICQFFPYENSLGSIVYGNDNLLFYSPISEKLQKMGVIFSPLIDAITLYPDLLKEYIFKEKLSMGSDKFEALHRSNTLSGVFLYVPKYVEIQEFFEVWFWLSESNIGTYPHCLFVLEEGSKARVQLNFRSINERGGFSCSAIESYLAQSSHFELVSVQQWAKEVNSFLFSLTDVGQDAQSSSLYVNVGGVYNRFEGKTRLSGAGGSAEVLSATIAKNNQEFDQRTLQIHSAPYTTSNLLFKNVLFDSAKTIFSGMINVSPEAQKTDAYQSNKNLILGENAEANSLPGLEIMADDVRCTHGATTGSLAKEELFYSQQRGIPKPVFEKLYSVGFLAECVQRLKNTQIANRILDFLHSCLQV, from the coding sequence ATGCAAAAGAACTCTGTAGTAACCAAGGCAGAAAAAAATATCATCCCTTCCTGGTGGGAGGATATCCGAAGGCAAGCCCTTTTGGACTATGAGCAGCTTTCCCCTCCACAAAAAAAAGATGAAAAATGGCGATTTTCCACTATAGAGAAAATAAAATGGGAAGGCTACACTCCAAAGATTCCAGTAAGTCCTTCGGATCTAGATAAGATCTGTCAATTCTTCCCTTATGAAAATTCACTTGGTTCGATTGTCTACGGAAATGATAACTTGCTTTTTTATTCTCCAATCTCTGAAAAACTTCAAAAAATGGGGGTCATTTTCTCTCCTTTAATTGACGCCATAACCTTATATCCCGACCTCTTAAAAGAGTACATTTTTAAAGAAAAACTTTCTATGGGGAGTGACAAATTTGAAGCTCTCCATCGATCGAATACTCTATCTGGCGTTTTTCTTTATGTTCCTAAATATGTTGAAATTCAGGAATTTTTTGAAGTATGGTTTTGGCTTTCTGAATCTAACATAGGAACCTATCCACATTGCTTATTCGTTTTGGAAGAAGGCAGTAAGGCAAGAGTACAATTAAATTTTAGATCCATCAATGAGAGAGGAGGCTTTAGTTGCTCAGCAATAGAGAGTTACCTTGCTCAATCCTCGCATTTCGAACTTGTCTCTGTACAACAATGGGCCAAAGAGGTTAATTCTTTTCTATTCAGCCTTACCGATGTTGGTCAAGACGCTCAAAGTTCTTCTTTATACGTCAATGTTGGAGGGGTATACAATCGCTTTGAAGGCAAAACACGCCTTAGTGGTGCTGGAGGCTCAGCCGAAGTGCTTTCTGCTACTATAGCAAAGAATAATCAAGAATTTGATCAACGAACCCTCCAGATTCATTCCGCTCCTTATACAACCAGTAATCTATTGTTTAAAAATGTATTGTTTGATTCAGCAAAAACTATTTTTTCTGGCATGATCAATGTTTCTCCAGAGGCTCAGAAAACGGATGCCTATCAAAGTAATAAAAATTTGATATTGGGAGAAAACGCTGAAGCCAATTCTTTACCTGGTCTTGAAATTATGGCCGATGATGTTCGATGCACTCATGGAGCGACAACCGGAAGCCTAGCAAAAGAAGAATTATTTTATAGTCAACAGAGAGGAATACCCAAACCGGTTTTTGAAAAGCTTTATTCGGTTGGATTTCTTGCTGAGTGTGTCCAAAGATTAAAAAATACGCAAATAGCTAATCGAATCCTTGACTTTCTCCACAGTTGCTTGCAAGTATAA